From Medicago truncatula cultivar Jemalong A17 chromosome 7, MtrunA17r5.0-ANR, whole genome shotgun sequence, a single genomic window includes:
- the LOC11439344 gene encoding uncharacterized protein isoform X3 has protein sequence MAMSDGTKMNLPDDLFSSKLTDSSHSSLKDEASGGHGEKGIAALLDDSKDQVLSDSSIPLSPQWLYSKPVDAKPTGNPVGVNSNDPVLKDNWRLEGSLDKKDWRKTTPDVEISRRWREEERETSLLGRRDRRKEDRRLENTSTSENRSLPADRWNDSRGSGNDSRRENKWSSRWGPEEKEKDARNEKRNDVEKEDGHAEKQSTGASNRAVSDRDTDSRDKWRPRHRLESQAAGVATYRAAPGFGLEKGRTEGSNVRFSPGRGRANFNGNLQIGRPPIGSSVGSVLMDTNKTILGKPSLGADSYCYPRGKLLDIYRKQKGDPTFVSMPSEVEQTSPITQIDLVEPLAFVAPADEEEAVLKDIWKGKITSSEVSGYSRGKDGGSIGDISGSGALSEGKQLSISSGGKFISGNEILNESDQLFIESASTAGSLTNTAEEVANFQEGKQKHVPTMGMHWKDEIIPRNKAAESEAFAYHQGQLSSFEEHANQDGIKSLASEISKSLPDDSRSLFDFSSLRQSPSINQHNEKKYPSENVAVPEELSLCYLDPQGMIQGPFLGIDIILWFEQGFFGIDLLVRSSDAPEGSPFQELGDIMPHLRVNTGLGSDSNMVNQSEPSDAIGRNLKVDVNSFDYNGSSFADDQPWSSSRPGSTSSVGIPSQTPNRSYHPEIKFSDEQYFNNIGAQDEGTTMSKLAGSNNGNPLMRPVEANAAYSHHTGKPVANEAIGSDTHNSEADKLHPFGLLMSELRDGSQLRRAQSSNSSLRLGDQSHFTDPLIDRDAPFTDQSSMGGMVNQSSFRDTWTDEYGINRHFNPNQRVGSLEDQFLSRIGPNFNNFDVADHLMLQKLQKERLQQQQAERLQQQQAERLQQQQAERLQQQQAERLQQQQAERLQQQTNISSHFPAYLNGSDLDRFPGFSPSQSNKSGIQQMMQNPGTDFERLFELQAQQRQLEIQQQDMHHQQLLQQLKLQPQQQSQVQQLLLEQLMHQQMSDPNFGQSKHDPSRDNLLDQVQLRRYLHDLQQNPHSLGHLDPSMEQFIQANIGLNAAQGRQADLSELLLQARHGNILPSDQQLRFQQDQLQAQQLSMALRQQLGLDGERHFGRSRPINETGQLVRNPSNHQLGHSAGFNVSEIHKQQQMLAAQEEQLNFLGRNHLEQNQRGFYDPSSMMFERSSPVNVQGRELLERRRFMHPSDQLGPLSSHHNLQSSDDLFGHHSLSGNNGHVDNNWIDPRLQLQHLEAMRQRRELGDNITSADLNIAASAAGHEESSGRGFVDLLHQKLGLQSAQSSTVDKWNHPLSSRSHDNKSWHVPEASSILHPFELPPDQQAHINDPFLERAQSANSSVLMHDHLTNIHMNEHYKNLGNTERVPLRSRSGSLLEEQSLLSTNKDTLHPNYRIPFQIGKSSMEKDLLELDTNKGHRHEFMGTMGKFVPGMSDLSEQVENPMPSMEMPSITHSRHSSLSSAGGGDGGSFGREMGLNSSRGDEVSSDRIPPSTKGFDNAFHKRPHVSRVLSSPDVQSDQPSVPHVSQNQLLNLASNEGRRESSGNLSAASMADAQAAGKKEARFRSSSFSEGAMSEASFIDMLKKPVLPEADVHQTSGAAAEPADGGQAGRGGKKKGKKGKQIDPSLLGFKVSSNRIMMG, from the exons GTGAATTCCAATGATCCTGTACTGAAGGATAATTGGCGTTTGGAGGGGTCTTTGGACAAGAAAGATTGGAGAAAGACTACTCCCGATGTTGAGATCAGTCGAAGGTGGCGTGAAGAGGAGAGAGAAACAAGTTTGCTCGGGAGAAGGGATCGTAGAAAAGAAGATCGTCGTTTGGAGAACACCTCAACCTCGGAGAATAGGTCTTTGCCTGCTGATCGTTGGAATGATAGCCGTGGTTCTGGCAATGACTCTCGGAGAGAGAATAAGTGGTCATCAAGATGGGGTcctgaagaaaaagaaaaggatgcTCGAAATGAGAAAAGGAATGATGTGGAGAAGGAAGATGGCCATGCAGAAAAACAATCTACTGGTGCTAGCAACCGTGCAGTTTCTGATCGTGACACTGATTCCCGTGATAAATGGAGGCCACGACATCGCTTGGAATCTCAAGCAGCTGGTGTGGCCACATACCGTGCTGCACCTGGATTTGGGCTGGAGAAAGGACGTACAGAGGGCTCCAATGTGCGATTTTCACCAGGAAGAGGAAGGGCAAATTTCAATGGAAACCTTCAAATTGGAAGGCCTCCCATAGGCTCTAGTGTTGGATCTGTTCTTATGGATACTAATAAAACTATATTGGGGAAGCCTAGCCTTGGTGCTGATTCATATTGCTACCCAAGGGGTAAGCTTCTTGACATATATCGTAAGCAAAAGGGTGATCCAACTTTTGTGAGTATGCCTTCTGAGGTGGAACAAACGTCGCCGATAACTCAAATTGATTTGGTAGAACCATTAGCATTTGTTGCTCCTGCAGATGAGGAGGAG GCTGTCCTTAAAGATATATGGAAGGGAAAAATTACTAGCAGTGAAGTCTCAGGCTACTCTAGAGGAAAGGATGGAGGGTCAATTGGTGATATATCTG GTTCTGGTGCTTTGAGTGAAGGAAAACAACTTTCAATCAGTAGTGGTGGAAAGTTTATATCAGGAAACGAAATCTTAAATGAATCCGATCAACTTTTTATTGAATCAGCATCAACTGCTGGTTCATTGACAAATACAGCCGAGG AAGTCGCAAATTTTCAAGAAGGCAAGCAGAAACATGTGCCAACTATGGGCATGCATTGGAAAGATGAGATTATTCCCAGAAACAAGGCTGCTGAATCAGAGGCTTTTGCTTACCATCAGGGACAACTTTCTTCTTTTGAGGAACATGCTAATCAGGATGGGATCAAGTCATTGGCTTCAGAAATTAGTAAAAGCCTTCCTGATGATTCCCGCTCTCTCTTTGATTTTTCATCTTTGCGGCAAAGTCCAAGCATTAATCAACATAATGAGAAGAAATATCCATCTGAAAATGTTGCTGTTCCCGAGGAGTTGAGTTTATGCTATCTGGATCCTCAAGGGATGATTCAAGGACCCTTTCTTGGGATTGACATCATTTTGTGGTTTGAACAAGGTTTTTTTGGGATCGACTTGCTTGTTCGCTCTTCAGATGCCCCAGAAGGATCTCCTTTTCAAGAACTTGGTGACATTATGCCTCATCTGAGAGTTAACACAGGGTTAGGTTCTGATAGTAACATGGTTAATCAGTCAGAACCATCTGATGCCATTGGAAGAAACCTAAAAGTTGATGTAAATTCATTTGACTATAATGGGTCTTCTTTTGCTGACGATCAACCATGGTCTTCATCCCGACCCGGTTCTACATCCAGTGTTGGTATTCCTTCCCAAACACCTAATCGAAGTTATCACCCTGAAATCAAGTTCTCTGATGAGCAGTACTTCAATAATATTGGTGCACAAGATGAGG GGACCACAATGTCAAAATTGGCTGGAAGCAACAACGGCAACCCTTTGATGAGGCCTGTGGAAGCCAATGCTGCATATTCCCATCATACAGGAAAACCTGTTGCAAATGAAGCTATTGGGAGTGACACTCATAATAGTGAGGCAGATAAGTTACATCCCTTTGGTTTATTGATGTCTGAACTTAGAGATGGATCTCAGTTAAGGCGTGCACAATCCTCCAACAGTTCTTTAAGATTGGGTGACCAGAGTCATTTTACTGATCCACTAATTGATAGAGATGCTCCTTTTACTGATCAAAGCTCTATGGGTGGCATGGTTAATCAGTCTTCTTTCAGGGATACCTGGACCGACGAATATGGGATAAATAGGCATTTTAATCCTAATCAGCGTGTAGGTTCACTAGAAGATCAGTTTTTGTCTCGGATTGGACCAAACTTTAACAATTTTGATGTGGCAGACCATCTTATGCTGCAGAAGCTGCAGAAGGAACGCCTTCAGCAGCAGCAGGCGGAGCGACTTCAACAGCAGCAGGCTGAACGTCTTCAGCAACAGCAGGCTGAACGACTTCAGCAACAGCAGGCTGAACGTCTTCAGCAACAGCAGGCTGAACGACTTCAGCAGCAGACTAATATATCTAGTCATTTCCCTGCATATCTTAATGGATCGGATTTAGATAGATTTCCTGGTTTCTCTCCATCTCAAAGCAATAAATCTGGCATCCAGCAAATGATGCAGAATCCTGGGACAGATTTCGAACGTCTTTTCGAACTGCAGGCTCAACAACGCCAGCTTGAGATTCAACAGCAAGATATGCACCATCAACAACTACTTCAACAGTTGAAACTACAGCCCCAACAACAGTCTCAAGTTCAGCAGTTGCTTCTTGAGCAGTTAATGCATCAGCAGATGTCTGATCCGAATTTTGGACAGTCAAAACACGATCCTTCTAGGGATAACTTGCTAGATCAGGTACAATTGCGGAGATATCTGCATGACTTGCAGCAGAATCCACATTCTTTAGGGCACCTTGATCCATCAATGGAGCAGTTTATCCAAGCAAATATAGGTCTCAATGCTGCGCAAGGAAGGCAAGCTGATTTGTCAGAGCTCTTGTTGCAAGCAAGGCATGGAAATATATTGCCCTCAGACCAACAACTTCGTTTTCAGCAAGACCAGTTGCAAGCTCAGCAGTTATCTATGGCTCTTAGACAGCAGTTAGGGCTGGATGGAGAAAGGCATTTTGGTAGGTCACGACCAATTAATGAAACTGGACAGTTAGTAAGAAATCCATCAAACCACCAACTGGGTCATTCTGCTGGATTTAATGTTTCAGAAATCCACAAACAACAGCAGATGCTTGCGGCTCAAGAGGAGCAATTAAATTTCCTGGGAAGGAATCATCTTGAGCAGAACCAAAGAGGGTTCTATGATCCTAGTTCTATGATGTTCGAGAGGTCTTCGCCTGTCAATGTGCAAGGAAGGGAATTATTAGAACGCCGTCGCTTCATGCACCCATCAGATCAACTGGGTCCTTTGTCTTCTCATCACAACCTACAATCATCTGATGATCTATTTGGTCACCATTCCCTCTCTGGGAACAATGGCCATGTGGATAATAACTGGATTGATCCACGGTTGCAGCTTCAACATCTTGAAgctatgaggcagagaagagaGTTGGGGGATAATATCACATCAGCAGATCTGAACATAGCTGCGTCCGCTGCAGGCCATGAAGAGAGTTCAGGACGAGGTTTTGTGGACCTTCTTCATCAGAAACTGGGTCTTCAATCTGCACAATCATCAACTGTTGATAAGTGGAATCATCCCCTTTCGTCAAGAAGTCATGATAATAAATCTTGGCATGTTCCAGAGGCTAGCTCGATACTTCATCCTTTTGAGCTTCCTCCAGATCAGCAAGCCCATATAAATGATCCATTTCTGGAGAGGGCTCAGAGTGCAAATTCCAGTGTGCTAATGCATGATCATTTAACCAACATACATATGAACGAGCATTACAAAAATCTAGGGAATACTGAAAGAGTGCCTCTTCGGTCGAGATCTGGTTCATTACTTGAAGAACAATCACTGTTATCTACGAATAAGGATACTTTGCATCCCAATTACAGAATTCCTTTTCAGATTGGTAAATCATCTATGGAGAAAGACTTGCTTGAGTTGGATACCAATAAGGGACACAGACATGAATTTATGGGCACAATGGGAAAGTTTGTTCCTGGGATGTCAGACTTGTCAGAACAAGTGGAAAACCCCATGCCATCCATGGAAATGCCTTCTATTACTCATAGTAGACATAGCTCGCTAAGCAGTGCAG GTGGTGGTGATGGCGGCTCTTTTGGTCGTGAGATGGGTTTGAATAGCTCACGTGGAGACGAAGTTTCTAGTGACAG GATTCCTCCTTCAACAAAAGGGTTTGATAATGCTTTCCATAAGCGCCCTCACGTGTCTCGGGTTTTGTCTTCCCCAGACGTCCAGTCAGACCAACCATCTGTACCTCATGTCAGTCAGAACCAATTATTGAACCTTGCATCTAACGAAG GGAGGCGAGAATCCTCTGGAAATCTGTCAGCTGCCAGCATGGCTGATGCTCAAGCTGCTGGGAAGAAAGAGGCTCGGTTTAGATCTTCATCCTTCAGTGAAGGTGCCATGTCAGAAGCATCATTTATAGATATGCTTAAAAAGCCCGTTCTTCCTGAGGCAGATGTGCATCAAACCAGTGGAGCTGCGGCAGAGCCAGCTGATGGTGGTCAAGCAGGACGAGGTGGTAAGAAGAAGGGAAAGAAAGGGAAGCAGATAGATCCTTCTCTTCTTGGTTTCAAGGTCTCCAGTAACCGAATCATGATGG GGTGA
- the LOC11439344 gene encoding uncharacterized protein isoform X1 translates to MAMSDGTKMNLPDDLFSSKLTDSSHSSLKDEASGGHGEKGIAALLDDSKDQVLSDSSIPLSPQWLYSKPVDAKPTGNPVGVNSNDPVLKDNWRLEGSLDKKDWRKTTPDVEISRRWREEERETSLLGRRDRRKEDRRLENTSTSENRSLPADRWNDSRGSGNDSRRENKWSSRWGPEEKEKDARNEKRNDVEKEDGHAEKQSTGASNRAVSDRDTDSRDKWRPRHRLESQAAGVATYRAAPGFGLEKGRTEGSNVRFSPGRGRANFNGNLQIGRPPIGSSVGSVLMDTNKTILGKPSLGADSYCYPRGKLLDIYRKQKGDPTFVSMPSEVEQTSPITQIDLVEPLAFVAPADEEEAVLKDIWKGKITSSEVSGYSRGKDGGSIGDISGSGALSEGKQLSISSGGKFISGNEILNESDQLFIESASTAGSLTNTAEEVANFQEGKQKHVPTMGMHWKDEIIPRNKAAESEAFAYHQGQLSSFEEHANQDGIKSLASEISKSLPDDSRSLFDFSSLRQSPSINQHNEKKYPSENVAVPEELSLCYLDPQGMIQGPFLGIDIILWFEQGFFGIDLLVRSSDAPEGSPFQELGDIMPHLRVNTGLGSDSNMVNQSEPSDAIGRNLKVDVNSFDYNGSSFADDQPWSSSRPGSTSSVGIPSQTPNRSYHPEIKFSDEQYFNNIGAQDEGTTMSKLAGSNNGNPLMRPVEANAAYSHHTGKPVANEAIGSDTHNSEADKLHPFGLLMSELRDGSQLRRAQSSNSSLRLGDQSHFTDPLIDRDAPFTDQSSMGGMVNQSSFRDTWTDEYGINRHFNPNQRVGSLEDQFLSRIGPNFNNFDVADHLMLQKLQKERLQQQQAERLQQQQAERLQQQQAERLQQQQAERLQQQQAERLQQQTNISSHFPAYLNGSDLDRFPGFSPSQSNKSGIQQMMQNPGTDFERLFELQAQQRQLEIQQQDMHHQQLLQQLKLQPQQQSQVQQLLLEQLMHQQMSDPNFGQSKHDPSRDNLLDQVQLRRYLHDLQQNPHSLGHLDPSMEQFIQANIGLNAAQGRQADLSELLLQARHGNILPSDQQLRFQQDQLQAQQLSMALRQQLGLDGERHFGRSRPINETGQLVRNPSNHQLGHSAGFNVSEIHKQQQMLAAQEEQLNFLGRNHLEQNQRGFYDPSSMMFERSSPVNVQGRELLERRRFMHPSDQLGPLSSHHNLQSSDDLFGHHSLSGNNGHVDNNWIDPRLQLQHLEAMRQRRELGDNITSADLNIAASAAGHEESSGRGFVDLLHQKLGLQSAQSSTVDKWNHPLSSRSHDNKSWHVPEASSILHPFELPPDQQAHINDPFLERAQSANSSVLMHDHLTNIHMNEHYKNLGNTERVPLRSRSGSLLEEQSLLSTNKDTLHPNYRIPFQIGKSSMEKDLLELDTNKGHRHEFMGTMGKFVPGMSDLSEQVENPMPSMEMPSITHSRHSSLSSAGGGDGGSFGREMGLNSSRGDEVSSDRIPPSTKGFDNAFHKRPHVSRVLSSPDVQSDQPSVPHVSQNQLLNLASNEGRRESSGNLSAASMADAQAAGKKEARFRSSSFSEGAMSEASFIDMLKKPVLPEADVHQTSGAAAEPADGGQAGRGGKKKGKKGKQIDPSLLGFKVSSNRIMMGEIQRPDD, encoded by the exons GTGAATTCCAATGATCCTGTACTGAAGGATAATTGGCGTTTGGAGGGGTCTTTGGACAAGAAAGATTGGAGAAAGACTACTCCCGATGTTGAGATCAGTCGAAGGTGGCGTGAAGAGGAGAGAGAAACAAGTTTGCTCGGGAGAAGGGATCGTAGAAAAGAAGATCGTCGTTTGGAGAACACCTCAACCTCGGAGAATAGGTCTTTGCCTGCTGATCGTTGGAATGATAGCCGTGGTTCTGGCAATGACTCTCGGAGAGAGAATAAGTGGTCATCAAGATGGGGTcctgaagaaaaagaaaaggatgcTCGAAATGAGAAAAGGAATGATGTGGAGAAGGAAGATGGCCATGCAGAAAAACAATCTACTGGTGCTAGCAACCGTGCAGTTTCTGATCGTGACACTGATTCCCGTGATAAATGGAGGCCACGACATCGCTTGGAATCTCAAGCAGCTGGTGTGGCCACATACCGTGCTGCACCTGGATTTGGGCTGGAGAAAGGACGTACAGAGGGCTCCAATGTGCGATTTTCACCAGGAAGAGGAAGGGCAAATTTCAATGGAAACCTTCAAATTGGAAGGCCTCCCATAGGCTCTAGTGTTGGATCTGTTCTTATGGATACTAATAAAACTATATTGGGGAAGCCTAGCCTTGGTGCTGATTCATATTGCTACCCAAGGGGTAAGCTTCTTGACATATATCGTAAGCAAAAGGGTGATCCAACTTTTGTGAGTATGCCTTCTGAGGTGGAACAAACGTCGCCGATAACTCAAATTGATTTGGTAGAACCATTAGCATTTGTTGCTCCTGCAGATGAGGAGGAG GCTGTCCTTAAAGATATATGGAAGGGAAAAATTACTAGCAGTGAAGTCTCAGGCTACTCTAGAGGAAAGGATGGAGGGTCAATTGGTGATATATCTG GTTCTGGTGCTTTGAGTGAAGGAAAACAACTTTCAATCAGTAGTGGTGGAAAGTTTATATCAGGAAACGAAATCTTAAATGAATCCGATCAACTTTTTATTGAATCAGCATCAACTGCTGGTTCATTGACAAATACAGCCGAGG AAGTCGCAAATTTTCAAGAAGGCAAGCAGAAACATGTGCCAACTATGGGCATGCATTGGAAAGATGAGATTATTCCCAGAAACAAGGCTGCTGAATCAGAGGCTTTTGCTTACCATCAGGGACAACTTTCTTCTTTTGAGGAACATGCTAATCAGGATGGGATCAAGTCATTGGCTTCAGAAATTAGTAAAAGCCTTCCTGATGATTCCCGCTCTCTCTTTGATTTTTCATCTTTGCGGCAAAGTCCAAGCATTAATCAACATAATGAGAAGAAATATCCATCTGAAAATGTTGCTGTTCCCGAGGAGTTGAGTTTATGCTATCTGGATCCTCAAGGGATGATTCAAGGACCCTTTCTTGGGATTGACATCATTTTGTGGTTTGAACAAGGTTTTTTTGGGATCGACTTGCTTGTTCGCTCTTCAGATGCCCCAGAAGGATCTCCTTTTCAAGAACTTGGTGACATTATGCCTCATCTGAGAGTTAACACAGGGTTAGGTTCTGATAGTAACATGGTTAATCAGTCAGAACCATCTGATGCCATTGGAAGAAACCTAAAAGTTGATGTAAATTCATTTGACTATAATGGGTCTTCTTTTGCTGACGATCAACCATGGTCTTCATCCCGACCCGGTTCTACATCCAGTGTTGGTATTCCTTCCCAAACACCTAATCGAAGTTATCACCCTGAAATCAAGTTCTCTGATGAGCAGTACTTCAATAATATTGGTGCACAAGATGAGG GGACCACAATGTCAAAATTGGCTGGAAGCAACAACGGCAACCCTTTGATGAGGCCTGTGGAAGCCAATGCTGCATATTCCCATCATACAGGAAAACCTGTTGCAAATGAAGCTATTGGGAGTGACACTCATAATAGTGAGGCAGATAAGTTACATCCCTTTGGTTTATTGATGTCTGAACTTAGAGATGGATCTCAGTTAAGGCGTGCACAATCCTCCAACAGTTCTTTAAGATTGGGTGACCAGAGTCATTTTACTGATCCACTAATTGATAGAGATGCTCCTTTTACTGATCAAAGCTCTATGGGTGGCATGGTTAATCAGTCTTCTTTCAGGGATACCTGGACCGACGAATATGGGATAAATAGGCATTTTAATCCTAATCAGCGTGTAGGTTCACTAGAAGATCAGTTTTTGTCTCGGATTGGACCAAACTTTAACAATTTTGATGTGGCAGACCATCTTATGCTGCAGAAGCTGCAGAAGGAACGCCTTCAGCAGCAGCAGGCGGAGCGACTTCAACAGCAGCAGGCTGAACGTCTTCAGCAACAGCAGGCTGAACGACTTCAGCAACAGCAGGCTGAACGTCTTCAGCAACAGCAGGCTGAACGACTTCAGCAGCAGACTAATATATCTAGTCATTTCCCTGCATATCTTAATGGATCGGATTTAGATAGATTTCCTGGTTTCTCTCCATCTCAAAGCAATAAATCTGGCATCCAGCAAATGATGCAGAATCCTGGGACAGATTTCGAACGTCTTTTCGAACTGCAGGCTCAACAACGCCAGCTTGAGATTCAACAGCAAGATATGCACCATCAACAACTACTTCAACAGTTGAAACTACAGCCCCAACAACAGTCTCAAGTTCAGCAGTTGCTTCTTGAGCAGTTAATGCATCAGCAGATGTCTGATCCGAATTTTGGACAGTCAAAACACGATCCTTCTAGGGATAACTTGCTAGATCAGGTACAATTGCGGAGATATCTGCATGACTTGCAGCAGAATCCACATTCTTTAGGGCACCTTGATCCATCAATGGAGCAGTTTATCCAAGCAAATATAGGTCTCAATGCTGCGCAAGGAAGGCAAGCTGATTTGTCAGAGCTCTTGTTGCAAGCAAGGCATGGAAATATATTGCCCTCAGACCAACAACTTCGTTTTCAGCAAGACCAGTTGCAAGCTCAGCAGTTATCTATGGCTCTTAGACAGCAGTTAGGGCTGGATGGAGAAAGGCATTTTGGTAGGTCACGACCAATTAATGAAACTGGACAGTTAGTAAGAAATCCATCAAACCACCAACTGGGTCATTCTGCTGGATTTAATGTTTCAGAAATCCACAAACAACAGCAGATGCTTGCGGCTCAAGAGGAGCAATTAAATTTCCTGGGAAGGAATCATCTTGAGCAGAACCAAAGAGGGTTCTATGATCCTAGTTCTATGATGTTCGAGAGGTCTTCGCCTGTCAATGTGCAAGGAAGGGAATTATTAGAACGCCGTCGCTTCATGCACCCATCAGATCAACTGGGTCCTTTGTCTTCTCATCACAACCTACAATCATCTGATGATCTATTTGGTCACCATTCCCTCTCTGGGAACAATGGCCATGTGGATAATAACTGGATTGATCCACGGTTGCAGCTTCAACATCTTGAAgctatgaggcagagaagagaGTTGGGGGATAATATCACATCAGCAGATCTGAACATAGCTGCGTCCGCTGCAGGCCATGAAGAGAGTTCAGGACGAGGTTTTGTGGACCTTCTTCATCAGAAACTGGGTCTTCAATCTGCACAATCATCAACTGTTGATAAGTGGAATCATCCCCTTTCGTCAAGAAGTCATGATAATAAATCTTGGCATGTTCCAGAGGCTAGCTCGATACTTCATCCTTTTGAGCTTCCTCCAGATCAGCAAGCCCATATAAATGATCCATTTCTGGAGAGGGCTCAGAGTGCAAATTCCAGTGTGCTAATGCATGATCATTTAACCAACATACATATGAACGAGCATTACAAAAATCTAGGGAATACTGAAAGAGTGCCTCTTCGGTCGAGATCTGGTTCATTACTTGAAGAACAATCACTGTTATCTACGAATAAGGATACTTTGCATCCCAATTACAGAATTCCTTTTCAGATTGGTAAATCATCTATGGAGAAAGACTTGCTTGAGTTGGATACCAATAAGGGACACAGACATGAATTTATGGGCACAATGGGAAAGTTTGTTCCTGGGATGTCAGACTTGTCAGAACAAGTGGAAAACCCCATGCCATCCATGGAAATGCCTTCTATTACTCATAGTAGACATAGCTCGCTAAGCAGTGCAG GTGGTGGTGATGGCGGCTCTTTTGGTCGTGAGATGGGTTTGAATAGCTCACGTGGAGACGAAGTTTCTAGTGACAG GATTCCTCCTTCAACAAAAGGGTTTGATAATGCTTTCCATAAGCGCCCTCACGTGTCTCGGGTTTTGTCTTCCCCAGACGTCCAGTCAGACCAACCATCTGTACCTCATGTCAGTCAGAACCAATTATTGAACCTTGCATCTAACGAAG GGAGGCGAGAATCCTCTGGAAATCTGTCAGCTGCCAGCATGGCTGATGCTCAAGCTGCTGGGAAGAAAGAGGCTCGGTTTAGATCTTCATCCTTCAGTGAAGGTGCCATGTCAGAAGCATCATTTATAGATATGCTTAAAAAGCCCGTTCTTCCTGAGGCAGATGTGCATCAAACCAGTGGAGCTGCGGCAGAGCCAGCTGATGGTGGTCAAGCAGGACGAGGTGGTAAGAAGAAGGGAAAGAAAGGGAAGCAGATAGATCCTTCTCTTCTTGGTTTCAAGGTCTCCAGTAACCGAATCATGATGGGTGAGATTCAACGCCCTGATGATTAA